A window of the Fulvia fulva chromosome 3, complete sequence genome harbors these coding sequences:
- a CDS encoding Hybrid signal transduction histidine kinase K → MEVGKMFEADAQKADVNLYTRKKSTLDLITTQWVTLDAGRLMQVLINLITNGLKFTRKEDERTVTLTVGATRHRPTEDDLNVEFIATGIARDTLQLDSQWGSGADIFLHFSVTDTGCGFNDEQKGKIFERFLQASPKTHSKYGGSGLGLFISREMIELQGGEIGVRSNQLENNQLEKGATFAFYIAARVVQPPQAEVELTRRTTNPRRQNQNTTFSQIYTLLVVEDNVLNQKVFRMQLQKLGHEVHVVNHGAEALEFLEKTSCWAGNLNSAINLSAVLMNIEVSYGTG, encoded by the coding sequence ATGGAAGTGGGCAAAATGTTCGAAGCTGATGCTCAAAAAGCAGACGTCAACCTCTACACCCGCAAGAAATCGACGCTTGATCTCATCACCACACAGTGGGTGACACTGGACGCTGGTCGATTGATGCAGGTCTTGATCAACCTCATAACCAACGGACTCAAGTTTACACGGAAAGAGGACGAGCGAACCGTTACACTCACAGTAGGGGCAACTCGCCACCGGCCTACGGAAGATGATTTAAACGTAGAATTTATTGCAACTGGTATTGCGCGAGACACTTTGCAGCTGGATTCGCAATGGGGATCAGGAGCCGACATCTTCCTCCATTTCAGTGTCACCGATACCGGCTGCGGCTTTAATGATGAGCAGAAAGGCAAGATCTTCGAGAGGTTTCTCCAAGCGAGTCCGAAAACACACTCGAAGTATGGTGGCAGTGGCTTGGGTCTATTCATCAGCCGCGAGATGATCGAGCTTCAAGGCGGAGAGATTGGCGTCAGATCCAACCAACTCGAGAACAACCAACTTGAGAAAGGCGCCACCTTCGCCTTCTACATTGCTGCTCGCGTTGTACAACCACCTCAAGCCGAAGTCGAGCTTACACGACGCACGACGAACCCCAGAAGACAAAACCAGAACACGACATTCTCCCAGATATACACACTTTTGGTCGTGGAAGACAACGTCCTAAACCAGAAGGTATTCCGCATGCAGCTTCAAAAGCTCGGCCACGAAGTCCACGTTGTCAACCATGGCGCCGAAGCGTTGGAGTTCCTGGAGAAGACATCATGTTGGGCCGGCAATCTGAATAGCGCCATCAATCTATCGGCAGTGCTCATGAACATCGAAGTAAGCTATGGTACTGGTTAA